The Syngnathus scovelli strain Florida chromosome 11, RoL_Ssco_1.2, whole genome shotgun sequence region TGCGACCCTTAAGCGCtttagaagatggatggatggatggacggatggatggaaaaaaattgtcgacagTACACAAATGCCAATGAACGTTATCTGAGTCTTAAAGCCATAACAGTTTTTGAAGATAATTACCAACTTGCACAATGAAAATACTATAAATCTGAGTCTCAACAGATGCAGTGCTGCAACAGCTAAAGAAGCAATCCCACAACCGAAACTTCTGAGACagtttgaattgccttgacctGTAAGTACGCCATACtaaattatttttcatgttgTCTCTTTGTGTCACTCAGCGCAACAGTCCAGGTAGCATGACATAGTAAAACAGATGTAAGGTTCTGAATCAAAGGAATATTATCTCAGAACACTGAAGTCTTGCAAGCTGTCTCTTGGCAAGCGCTTGAGAGTAACGTGGCGTCCAGTCCCCGCTTTGTTGGCGGAGATAGTAAGCGGATCAATGAGTTCTGACCTCTGGTTTGGACCCTGGAGGTGGAGAGGACCAGCGAACTCTTCGGGGGCAGCGGAGAGTCGGGTGCGCCGACCTGTGAGCACACGAGGTCTCGAAAGCACTCTCTGAAGCGTGTGGAGATCAGGCTGTAGATGACCGGGTTGACGGCAGAACTGAGGTAGAAGAGGACCCCCGACAGAATGTGGACGTACTGGTAGATGTTGTGCATTAGGTCGGTCCACTGGCGCACGGAGCTCCACAGCAGACGCTCCATGTGGAAAGGCGCCCAGCAGACGCCGAACACTGCCACCACGATGGCTGAAAGATGAAGACGCCAGTGAGTTTGAAAGGAATCTTCCAAAATGGCAGGTTTTGCACGGATGTGGACTCAACAGCAGACGGGGCTTTGATACAAATGATACCTGAAGTCTCTTTAAGCCGAGAAGCTCGCTAGAGACACCTCTGCAAATAACCATGACACCGAAAACATGCCTTTCGCCACATTTTTGTCTTTTGGGCGCATGCCTTGGCAATGgccgtgtggattacaagataacATTCTGGCGTCAGTAAAACGTGTTTACCCCAAAATCCAATATTGTAAATGGTGTATGTGCCCATCAATACGCTCAGCATATaactacaaagaaaaaaaattaagagtTTGAACACCAGGACTATTGGTGCTACGTTTTAACTCGTCAATGGTGTTTCtcattatgtgttagcattaagctagcaggagCATTTCTTAaggcaaagttgttttgttgttttaaatacacaagcTAGGTGTTTAGCTTGACATTTAACTGCAAGTGGTATTAAAAAGCTCAAAGCCTAATTTCAGAACTCACAGAGCATCTTGACGACGTTTGTCCGCCGACCGCCCTCATTGCGGACGCTCACACGGGTGTCACTGACCCATTTCTTCCCAAAGCAGCCTTGCCTCTGTCTTCTTTCCCTGCCCAAGTGCATGCCCATCACGAGGTAGAGCACGCTGATCACCATCATGGGGATGAAGAAGAAGCAGACGGTGGTGATCTGCATAAGTGTGTGGTACATCCACACTGGTTTTAGTATGGTGCAAATGGCCGACTCCCTCATGTAGCCCGGGAGGTAGAAGATACCGTGCAGGGACGTGTTGGGTATGGCGCACACCATGGATGCCGCCCACACGACACCGATGACCTGCTTGGCGTGCCTCTTGGTGGTTAGATAGCGGGTCTTGAGAGGGTGCACTACGGCGATGTATCGCTCCACACTTAAGGCTGTGACATTGAGGATGGACGCAAAGCAGAGGGTCTCGAAGATGAACGTCTTGAAGTAGCAACCGCCGGCGCCGAAGGGGAACGGGTAGTTCTCCCACAAGTCGTAGATCTCCATGGGCATCCCGAAGACCAGCATGAGAAGGTCGGATAAAGCCAAGCTGACAAGGTACAAATTGGTCGGGTTGCGCATCTTTTTGTGTTTGGCTACCACAGCGCATGTCAGAAGGTTCCCGCTCAAGCCCACCAGGAAGATGACCAAGTAGACGCCGGCCACCGGGAGGAAGAAGGGAGAGCGTTTGGGGCCGAGGATGTCCAAGAGATTGGCTTCAGTGTAAAGGCTGGTGCTGGCGCTGGTGCTGGCGCTGGTGGTGTTACCCACGTTGGAGTTGGGGGACATGCTGGCGTTGCCAAGCGATCTGGACATGTTTGACGAGGGACCTTGCGAAAAGGGATCCATTTCAGGACTGGGAATGAATCGATGCTTTGCCGGGTTGCTCTCATGGAACTGTTTCAgaaacattaaaaatatatatatatatatgcttgAAGGTCATGTCACGGACATGCTGCTATTGATCCAGGTCAGTTGTTTCTCAGAGCATTGGCTCGATCGCAAATGCACAGCTCTGGTTGTCTTGGAATATTCACTTCTGATCCGAGAAGGCCTCATCAGTTCATGCAACCGAAGCTTAGGACAGATCATAATGTGAAAGCGGAATGAGAGAAGCCATCTTGGTCAAGATTGAAAGACCATTTCAAAACAGAAGACGCTTACAAGCTATCCCCACATACAATGATGTCCTCTTATCCAAGGATCTCGCCTctgacaaacaacaaaaacactgcCGCCCCCTTAATTGAGGTAGTAGCTCCACTGTCTTCGTACCAGAGATCAACCAGAGCTGTCCAGTTGAGATCGATCAACTGCCCTGGGAACGAACAAATTGGCAAATGCACGCCAATAGTTGAAACATTCTGTCTGTCGAACTGTCTGTCTGAcgtccaaaaaaaacaaaattttctaTTAATCAAAAGGTGGTTTTAGACACATTGATTCGCCAGACGTCtcattttttaaaacatttaatgGTGTTCATGTCACGACTCATCCCCGGTTGTTTTAtatgttaccatggtttctgttggcgtcgcccctcccctcctgtgttacctcacaatcattgttacctgtcatgtatttaactcctgtctgcccctcactcgttTGTCTCGTCTTTCAGTTCGGTCAGTTTCTCTCCAAGTTGATCTGTCAGTTACCTCTGTCTCCATTAagttatgtcagtttgccgCTTCTGTTggtttgttcccctcatcctcccttccaactaccttttccctcaataagccCAGGTCCAAGctacatttggtcgccctgctccattccactACTGACAGTTCATGGTTGACAATGATTCTCATGACTGTCAGTCACTTTTGTGTGAGTCTAAATGGCAAGAGAACTTTCATTGACTACGTCTTTGACAGCACAGCAGAGTTGCGGTTAATGGCATTTACTTCACACTGAACAGGTTCCAGCTTTAAGACTTGACTCAGGCCTGCACTGTGGGGAGTTGACTTTTCTTCCTATGCTTTCCATTTTGCCTTTTGTTTCCATCCTGCTTTCAGTGGTGCTGAGCGGAGCAAAATCCTCTATGTCCTTGGCTTCACACCGATCGACAATTCCAATTGCCCCATAAAGCTAAGGAgcatgtttttgtgatgtgATATAAAACTGGACAGTATATAAGAGTCCATTCGGGAAAGCTGACATTTGACCCCAAAATTTCTGAAGTTCTGTTTCCACAGAGAAAGTCAAGCAAGAAATTTTCGAATCCATCTGAgggagagaaacctttttcctcatTTGGTCCCGTTTAATGGGAAGTAAAAGAAAGTGCCTGATGTTGGAATGCAATATTCTCTTTCCCCAACACACTAATGAGCTCCGAACGGGCGACGCTCTGAGGATGATTAAAATTGGATTCCCTGCTCTGGTAGATGCCAATCACTTTATTTTTCCCTTCACCTCAAGATTAATTAGGCTGCCTCATGTTCATAATGCACAATTGAATCTCGAGTCTTTGAAAGTGAAACTAAACCTGCATGTTAAGGTATTGTGCTTTAGATCACTGAAACCGAATTACAATTGATCAGTAAAAACCATTTCCTCCTGAATATCTTAAAGggtcaataaaagaaaaatctaGATAGGCACTAATAAAGACAAATTAAGTACATTTTATGAATTAAAACTCACCTTCTGACTCTGTAGCTGTTAAAGTGTCTCCTTTTGACGTGCTCGCATGCAATAGTGGTTGGCAGTAGAAAGCAGACGATGCGCATCCTCCCAACCTACCAtgtcggggggtggggggggtgggggggggggggggtgagagagagagagagagagagagagagagagagagagagagagagagagagagagagaatgtggTGCAGGTATCCATAAAAGATGTATGAATAAAATCAAGCTGATGCTGAAATGCGGGTTGTTTACAGgctaaattaaaaaagaatcaaatggtacagccttttttttatttatttttttaactgtaaCGTCTACTCTCCAGCATGGCATGCTGAAGCAACAGGTGGTGCTATAATATCTACTAATGAGAGGGTAAATCATGAAAGTCAATTGACCCTCTTCAGTCCCTTTGCATATATCAacctttttagatttttttgtgcAGTGATTGCGAATCtgccgggttttttttttcaataatttCGATAGTTTCAATTTTAATAATTTCAATAATAGTAATatgaatgagatttttttttatgaattatgTAAATTATGGTTCAgcaacagatgttttttttttttttttctaaaatgtcaTAGCTGTAGGTTACAACGCCAGTCTCCCTAAATACTATATATTCACCTCTTCCCAAATTGCTCCTCTATGGGAAAGATATGCAAATGACGTTTCTGTTGCGTATGTGGGTCACTTTGGGGACACAAACTAATGTATATAGAATGTGGAggcttactaaaaaaaaaaaaaaaaaaaaaaaaaaatggaatttccGTCAGAAATTCTATATTGAGCATTAAGACCTGCGGTGTGAACGTAACCATAGTGAAAGTTATTCTTGCGCATTTTTTCCTAGTCAGattatttaacatttttcagAGCCTTGCTGAGTAAAACGAAAATGTGCAAGTAACTGAAGGCCCCACCAACGCCACACAAGatcactttattgtcaaaatgaAGCCCCTCGACGCCAATATAGTTCCTTGCTAAAAAGATGGCGCTTCAGCCTTGCAATAAACATCGCCCTATAAAATATAAACTCAATTCCACCAGCATTCGGATGTACCTTCATGAGTATTTGTCAAACTGTAATCTTGGCCTGACGTAAAAGCGCTGCGGAAGTGATGATTTACGATAAAAGCAAATACAATACGGGCCTGTGTGAAAATACAACAAGCCAAGTgctgtttgttttgttacctCCATAAAAGCAGTAAAATATGGACATATGGGGAACGCAGACTGGTTCACATAACTTAACTGACCTTGACCACTTTGTGT contains the following coding sequences:
- the nmur3 gene encoding neuromedin-U receptor 2 codes for the protein MDPFSQGPSSNMSRSLGNASMSPNSNVGNTTSASTSASTSLYTEANLLDILGPKRSPFFLPVAGVYLVIFLVGLSGNLLTCAVVAKHKKMRNPTNLYLVSLALSDLLMLVFGMPMEIYDLWENYPFPFGAGGCYFKTFIFETLCFASILNVTALSVERYIAVVHPLKTRYLTTKRHAKQVIGVVWAASMVCAIPNTSLHGIFYLPGYMRESAICTILKPVWMYHTLMQITTVCFFFIPMMVISVLYLVMGMHLGRERRQRQGCFGKKWVSDTRVSVRNEGGRRTNVVKMLSIVVAVFGVCWAPFHMERLLWSSVRQWTDLMHNIYQYVHILSGVLFYLSSAVNPVIYSLISTRFRECFRDLVCSQVGAPDSPLPPKSSLVLSTSRVQTRGQNSLIRLLSPPTKRGLDATLLSSACQETACKTSVF